In Tepidimonas taiwanensis, the following are encoded in one genomic region:
- a CDS encoding ABC transporter ATP-binding protein, giving the protein MTDTILKVSGVSKRFGGLQALSDVGIQIQRGQVYGLIGPNGAGKTTFFNVITGLYTPDSGTFELGGKPYVPTAVHEVAKAGIARTFQNIRLFAEMTVLENVMVGRHVRTRTGLIGAILRTPGFKAEEKAIAERAMELLEYVGIAKYADYKARTLSYGDQRRLEIARALATDPQLIALDEPAAGMNATEKVQLRELIDRIRRDGRTILLIEHDVKLVMGLCDRVTVLDYGKQLAEGTPAEVQRNPKVIEAYLGTGGH; this is encoded by the coding sequence ATGACCGATACGATTCTGAAAGTCAGCGGCGTCTCCAAGCGCTTCGGCGGCCTGCAGGCGCTCTCCGACGTCGGCATCCAGATCCAGCGTGGCCAGGTCTATGGCCTGATCGGCCCCAACGGCGCCGGCAAGACGACGTTCTTCAACGTGATCACGGGGCTGTACACGCCCGACAGCGGCACGTTCGAGCTCGGTGGCAAGCCGTATGTCCCCACCGCCGTGCACGAGGTGGCCAAGGCGGGTATTGCCCGCACATTCCAGAACATCCGGCTCTTTGCCGAGATGACGGTGCTGGAAAACGTGATGGTCGGCCGGCACGTGCGCACGCGCACCGGGCTGATCGGCGCGATCCTGCGCACCCCCGGCTTCAAGGCCGAGGAAAAGGCCATCGCCGAGCGCGCGATGGAGCTGCTGGAGTACGTCGGTATCGCCAAGTACGCCGACTACAAGGCGCGCACGCTCTCGTACGGCGACCAGCGGCGCCTCGAGATCGCGCGGGCACTCGCCACCGACCCGCAGCTCATCGCGCTGGACGAGCCGGCGGCCGGCATGAACGCCACCGAGAAGGTGCAGTTGCGCGAGCTGATCGACCGCATCCGCCGCGACGGGCGCACCATCCTGCTCATCGAACACGACGTCAAGCTCGTCATGGGCCTGTGCGACCGCGTCACGGTGCTGGACTACGGTAAGCAGCTCGCCGAAGGCACGCCCGCCGAGGTGCAGCGCAATCCCAAAGTGATCGAGGCCTACCTGGGCACCGGAGGACACTGA
- a CDS encoding nucleotidyltransferase domain-containing protein, translating to MHRLDPDTERAARQFLDRIRGRYDLAGAIVYGSRARGNPRPDSDVDLAVILRGERRRTLPIKLDMADAAFDVLLATNVLISPLPVWLDEWEHPDTFSNPALLRNIEREGVPL from the coding sequence ATGCATCGCCTGGATCCGGATACCGAGCGGGCCGCGCGCCAGTTCCTCGACCGCATCCGCGGCCGGTACGATCTGGCGGGTGCCATCGTTTACGGGAGCCGCGCCCGTGGAAATCCACGGCCGGACAGCGACGTGGATCTTGCGGTCATCCTGCGCGGGGAACGCCGGCGCACCCTGCCCATCAAGCTCGACATGGCCGATGCGGCCTTTGATGTCCTGCTGGCAACGAACGTCTTGATTTCGCCGTTGCCCGTGTGGCTGGACGAGTGGGAGCACCCGGATACCTTCTCCAATCCGGCGCTGCTGCGCAATATCGAGCGCGAGGGCGTGCCGCTGTGA
- a CDS encoding site-specific DNA-methyltransferase, producing MSTTPPRQTADKIQRIASILLSLVPSDGRAVGNVWLRREIEARLATDGLTLSEDEYWQVHGTLVAQGVLVKGQGRGGSVRRAVPAPDGHPAEISVSESHSAPPDDFDLRPVEAPATATTATTPRRTSTAGRAAVGRPPRGVGDGPAQILSYRHGDRRVNNPEVGMVTPATDPDAGKTRWTYDPHLDPALQFDPQRARIEALIDDALASGDAERMRAALQELKRLQAPYLNWAGKAERTSFEVDTVSLHVHERIDPMSILAAVRKAMKGEGKVRGEQSSGPFQYGLFNAPFENLPLRDAIDFYRHEKGWANRLIAGDSLLVMNSLLQKESMRGRVQMIYIDPPYGIKYGSNFQPFVNRRDVKDRNDEDLTQEPEQIRAFRDTWELGIHSYLTYLRDRLLLARELLHESGSIFVQISDENVHHVRELMDEIFGIDNFYAQINFRSMSPLGQAGLASVYDYIVWYAKDRSRTKYRPIYRAREIEDEPEFCFLDSGGGIFKKIGKEEIAELNAEARQRIFKRSVLTSSGYTPSCTYVFDALGDSHSPLSGKSWRTHHDGMARLVKANRLVILGSNPYFRQFHSDFGLVQLENSWIDTAAGYSDQKVYVVQTSDRVIERCLLMTTDPGDLVLDPTCGSGTTAFVAEKWGRRWITCDTSRVAVTLAKQRLMTASYDYYELKYPHEGLKGGFIYRAQPYITLSTIANNQEIDAIYDRMHPAIEAALADLNAALRAAPPAPYVVTEGGRKGKAVDFSLPASKKETLPCGDEVMAGALLEWEVPFDFPADWPEAARAAFEAFHAARQAMQRAMDASIAAHADQELLYDQPAVAKNKLRITGPFTVEAVPFPTVKSLDEPLGPAQADASVARLGESGRQHQWRDELLKTGIRGGGGQVLRFADLEPLPSDPAIRYLHAAGHLDSGERVVVSFGPEHAALEQRQVAHALNEAGTLFPLPKMIVFCAFAFDPEAAKDIDAIRGITALKAQMNPDLLTEDLKRARASNQSFWLMGQPEVEVRRRRDGLYEVEVHGFDYFDTVKGELVSGGKSKIAMWSLDTDYDDRSLFPRQVFFPMAGKGEGWEKLKKNIRAELDEAKLQAFHGTVSLPFAAGDHRKIAVKIVDDRGIESLKVMLLKD from the coding sequence GTGTCGACGACACCTCCACGTCAAACGGCCGACAAAATCCAGCGTATCGCCAGCATCTTGCTGTCCTTGGTGCCCAGCGACGGTCGAGCGGTTGGAAACGTGTGGCTGCGGCGCGAGATCGAGGCCCGGCTCGCCACCGACGGCCTGACGCTGAGCGAAGACGAATACTGGCAAGTCCACGGCACGCTGGTCGCACAGGGCGTATTGGTCAAAGGGCAGGGGCGTGGCGGCTCCGTGCGGCGTGCCGTGCCTGCGCCAGACGGCCATCCGGCCGAAATATCCGTGTCCGAAAGCCACTCTGCGCCACCGGACGACTTTGACCTGCGACCCGTGGAGGCGCCCGCGACGGCGACCACCGCCACGACACCCCGGCGGACCAGCACGGCCGGCCGCGCGGCTGTCGGCCGGCCGCCGCGCGGCGTGGGCGATGGACCAGCGCAAATCCTCTCCTACCGGCACGGCGACCGCCGCGTGAACAACCCTGAGGTGGGGATGGTCACCCCCGCCACCGACCCGGACGCGGGCAAAACCCGCTGGACCTACGACCCCCACCTCGACCCGGCGCTGCAGTTCGACCCGCAGCGCGCCCGCATCGAGGCGCTGATCGACGACGCGCTGGCGTCCGGCGACGCCGAGCGCATGCGCGCGGCCTTGCAGGAACTCAAGCGCCTGCAAGCGCCGTATCTCAATTGGGCGGGCAAGGCCGAACGCACCAGCTTCGAGGTCGACACCGTCTCCCTGCACGTGCACGAGCGCATCGACCCGATGAGCATCCTGGCCGCGGTGCGCAAGGCGATGAAGGGCGAAGGCAAGGTCCGGGGCGAGCAGTCATCCGGCCCCTTCCAATACGGGCTGTTCAACGCGCCGTTCGAAAACCTGCCGCTGCGTGACGCCATTGATTTCTACCGGCACGAAAAAGGCTGGGCCAACCGCCTGATCGCCGGCGACAGCCTGCTGGTGATGAACAGCCTGCTGCAAAAGGAGAGCATGCGCGGTCGGGTGCAGATGATCTACATCGATCCGCCCTATGGCATCAAATACGGTAGCAACTTCCAGCCCTTCGTCAACCGGCGGGACGTGAAAGACCGCAACGACGAAGATCTGACGCAGGAACCCGAACAGATCCGCGCGTTCCGCGACACCTGGGAGCTGGGCATTCACTCCTACCTGACCTATCTGCGCGACCGGCTGTTGCTCGCGCGCGAGCTGTTGCACGAATCCGGCAGCATCTTCGTGCAGATTTCTGATGAAAATGTCCATCATGTTCGGGAACTGATGGATGAGATTTTTGGAATAGATAATTTTTATGCGCAGATAAATTTCAGAAGCATGTCCCCTTTAGGCCAAGCGGGGCTCGCATCTGTATATGACTACATCGTGTGGTACGCGAAGGACAGGTCGAGGACTAAATATCGACCGATATATCGTGCCCGTGAGATTGAGGATGAGCCTGAATTTTGCTTCCTTGACAGCGGTGGCGGAATTTTCAAGAAGATCGGCAAGGAAGAAATAGCAGAGCTAAACGCAGAGGCAAGACAAAGAATTTTCAAACGCTCGGTGCTTACCTCATCTGGATATACGCCTTCATGCACGTATGTGTTTGATGCTCTCGGTGATAGCCACTCCCCGCTTAGCGGAAAGAGTTGGCGAACACATCATGACGGCATGGCTCGACTAGTTAAGGCTAATAGGCTCGTCATCTTAGGCAGCAATCCTTATTTTCGCCAATTTCATTCGGATTTTGGTCTAGTACAACTTGAGAACTCATGGATTGATACTGCTGCTGGTTACAGCGATCAAAAGGTCTACGTAGTCCAAACATCTGACCGTGTTATTGAACGCTGTCTATTGATGACCACCGACCCCGGCGATCTGGTGCTCGACCCGACCTGCGGCTCCGGTACCACCGCTTTCGTTGCCGAGAAATGGGGCCGACGCTGGATCACTTGCGACACCTCGCGCGTGGCGGTCACACTCGCCAAGCAGCGGTTGATGACGGCGAGCTACGACTATTACGAGCTCAAGTACCCGCACGAGGGGCTCAAAGGCGGCTTCATCTACAGAGCACAGCCTTACATCACCCTCAGTACTATTGCTAATAACCAGGAAATCGACGCGATCTACGATCGCATGCACCCGGCGATCGAGGCGGCGCTGGCCGATCTCAACGCCGCGCTGCGTGCCGCGCCGCCAGCGCCCTACGTGGTGACGGAAGGCGGGCGCAAGGGCAAGGCCGTCGATTTTTCGCTGCCGGCGAGCAAAAAGGAAACCCTGCCTTGCGGCGACGAGGTGATGGCCGGCGCCCTGCTCGAATGGGAGGTGCCGTTCGACTTCCCGGCCGACTGGCCGGAAGCGGCCCGCGCCGCCTTCGAGGCCTTTCACGCCGCGCGGCAGGCGATGCAGCGCGCGATGGATGCGTCGATCGCCGCCCACGCGGATCAGGAGCTGCTCTACGACCAGCCGGCGGTGGCCAAAAACAAGCTGCGCATCACCGGGCCGTTCACCGTGGAGGCGGTGCCCTTCCCGACAGTGAAATCGCTCGACGAGCCGCTCGGGCCGGCGCAGGCCGACGCAAGCGTCGCGCGGCTGGGCGAGAGCGGTCGGCAACACCAATGGCGCGACGAGCTGCTGAAGACCGGCATCCGTGGCGGGGGCGGTCAGGTGTTGCGCTTCGCCGACCTGGAGCCGCTGCCCAGCGACCCCGCAATCCGCTACCTGCATGCGGCGGGGCACCTGGATTCCGGCGAGCGGGTGGTGGTGAGCTTCGGTCCCGAGCACGCGGCGCTGGAGCAGCGACAGGTGGCGCACGCCCTGAACGAGGCCGGCACGCTCTTTCCGCTGCCGAAGATGATCGTGTTTTGCGCCTTCGCCTTCGACCCGGAGGCGGCCAAGGACATCGACGCGATCCGCGGCATCACGGCGCTCAAGGCGCAGATGAACCCGGACCTGCTGACCGAGGACCTGAAAAGGGCGCGCGCCAGCAACCAGAGCTTCTGGCTCATGGGGCAGCCCGAGGTGGAGGTGCGCCGCCGCCGGGACGGCCTGTACGAGGTCGAGGTGCACGGTTTTGATTATTTCGATACCGTCAAGGGCGAGTTGGTCTCGGGCGGCAAAAGCAAGATCGCGATGTGGTCGCTCGACACCGATTACGACGACCGCTCGCTGTTTCCGCGCCAGGTGTTCTTCCCGATGGCGGGCAAGGGCGAGGGTTGGGAGAAACTCAAAAAGAACATCCGCGCGGAGCTGGACGAAGCCAAACTGCAGGCGTTCCACGGCACGGTGAGCCTGCCATTCGCGGCCGGCGATCATCGCAAGATCGCGGTGAAGATCGTCGACGATCGGGGAATCGAGTCGCTGAAGGTAATGCTGTTGAAGGATTGA
- a CDS encoding ABC transporter permease subunit, with protein sequence MSQSSNKSKLIAFALAAIGLLVLPLLLQATGSNSWVRIVDIALLYVMLALGLNIVVGYAGLLDLGFIAFFAVGAYLYSLLASSHLADNFPAIAAMFPNGIHLSFWIVIFLAAVLAGMTGLMLGYPVLKLRGDYLAIVTLGFGEIVRIFMLNLDRPINITNGPKGIAGVDAVTVFGHNMGQRLTVSLGDWSYTFESVTLYYYLILFFVVMTVIVAHRMGNSRIGRAWMAIREDEIAAKAMGINTRNLKLAAFGSSATFGGIAGVLFASLMRGVYPESFVLMESVMIVAMVVLGGLGHIPGVILGALLLAGLPELLRHLAGPLHHLTDGRLAPEILRQLLIALAMIIVMLLRPRGLWPAPEHGKALSK encoded by the coding sequence GCAACTCGTGGGTGCGCATCGTCGACATCGCGTTGCTGTACGTGATGCTGGCGCTGGGCCTGAACATCGTGGTCGGCTACGCCGGCCTGCTCGACCTCGGCTTCATCGCGTTTTTTGCCGTCGGGGCGTATCTGTACAGCCTGCTGGCATCCAGCCACCTGGCCGACAACTTCCCCGCGATCGCGGCGATGTTCCCCAACGGTATTCACCTGAGCTTCTGGATCGTGATCTTCCTCGCGGCGGTGCTCGCTGGGATGACCGGTCTGATGCTGGGCTACCCGGTGCTCAAGCTGCGCGGCGACTACCTCGCGATCGTGACGCTGGGCTTCGGCGAGATCGTGCGCATCTTCATGCTCAACCTCGACCGCCCCATCAACATCACCAACGGCCCCAAGGGCATCGCCGGGGTGGATGCGGTGACGGTGTTCGGCCACAACATGGGGCAGCGGCTCACCGTCTCGCTCGGTGACTGGTCGTACACGTTCGAGTCGGTGACGCTGTACTACTACCTGATTCTGTTCTTCGTCGTGATGACGGTCATCGTCGCGCACCGCATGGGCAACTCGCGCATCGGCCGTGCCTGGATGGCCATCCGCGAGGACGAAATTGCCGCCAAGGCGATGGGGATCAACACGCGCAACCTCAAGCTCGCGGCGTTTGGCTCCAGTGCGACGTTCGGGGGGATCGCGGGCGTGCTGTTCGCGTCGCTGATGCGCGGCGTGTATCCGGAGTCGTTCGTGCTGATGGAGTCGGTGATGATCGTCGCGATGGTGGTGCTGGGTGGCCTGGGGCACATCCCCGGCGTCATCCTCGGCGCGCTGCTGCTGGCCGGCCTGCCGGAGCTGTTGCGCCACCTCGCCGGTCCGTTGCACCACCTGACGGACGGGCGGCTGGCGCCGGAAATCCTGCGTCAGCTGCTGATCGCGCTGGCGATGATCATCGTGATGCTGCTGCGTCCGCGCGGCCTGTGGCCCGCGCCCGAGCACGGCAAGGCCCTGAGCAAGTGA
- the lysS gene encoding lysine--tRNA ligase, translating to MTTQPPTEPTPADAHADSPLIAERREKLRALRAAAQQGGPVAFPNDVRPQHTAEGLQAEYGHMSNELLEPLQARVSVAGRMMLKRVMGKASFATIQDASFGPTGGRIQLYLTKDALGEATYEAFKHWDLGDILYAEGTVFKTRTGELSVKADRLRLVVKSLRPLPDKFHGVHDQELKYRQRYVDLMTDVAARERFVARSRAVTALREVMVSNGFLEVETPMLHPIPGGANARPFVTYHHALDQEMYLRIAPELYLKRLLVGGFDRVFEINRNFRNEGISVRHNPEFTMMEFYAAYWNHADMMAYTERLIRQVAHAVCGGGRLVYQGRDVDLDAPFERLTIREAILRHTDAGERVDDPEWLRTQLRRLGVDPVKERLDSRSLAGLQVLYFEETVEDKLWQPTFICNHPTEISPLARASDTDPTITERFELYITGREVANGFSELNDPEDQAARFHAQVANKDAGDDEAMYFDADYIRALEYGMPPAGGCGIGIDRLVMLLTDSASIRDVILFPALRREG from the coding sequence ATGACCACCCAGCCCCCGACCGAACCGACCCCCGCCGACGCCCACGCGGACAGCCCGCTGATCGCCGAGCGCCGCGAGAAATTGCGGGCGTTGCGTGCCGCAGCCCAGCAGGGCGGGCCGGTGGCATTCCCCAACGATGTGCGCCCGCAGCACACGGCCGAGGGACTGCAGGCCGAGTACGGCCACATGAGCAACGAGCTGCTGGAGCCGCTGCAGGCGCGCGTGAGCGTGGCCGGGCGCATGATGCTCAAGCGTGTGATGGGCAAGGCGAGCTTCGCGACCATCCAGGACGCCTCCTTCGGGCCCACCGGTGGGCGCATCCAGCTCTACCTGACCAAGGATGCGCTGGGCGAGGCGACCTACGAGGCGTTCAAGCATTGGGATCTGGGCGACATCCTCTACGCCGAGGGCACGGTGTTCAAGACCCGCACCGGCGAGCTCTCGGTAAAGGCGGACCGGCTGCGACTGGTCGTCAAGAGCCTGCGCCCGCTGCCGGACAAGTTCCACGGCGTGCACGACCAGGAGCTGAAGTACCGCCAGCGCTACGTGGACCTGATGACCGACGTCGCGGCGCGCGAGCGCTTCGTCGCGCGCAGCCGCGCCGTCACCGCGCTGCGCGAGGTGATGGTGAGCAACGGCTTTCTGGAGGTGGAAACGCCGATGCTGCACCCCATCCCCGGGGGGGCCAACGCGCGGCCGTTCGTCACCTACCACCACGCGCTGGATCAGGAGATGTACCTGCGCATCGCGCCGGAGCTGTATCTGAAGCGCCTGCTGGTTGGCGGGTTCGACCGCGTGTTCGAAATCAACCGCAACTTCCGCAACGAGGGGATCAGCGTCCGCCACAACCCCGAGTTCACGATGATGGAGTTCTACGCCGCGTACTGGAACCACGCGGACATGATGGCCTACACTGAGCGGCTCATCCGCCAGGTGGCGCATGCGGTGTGCGGGGGCGGGCGGCTCGTCTATCAGGGGCGTGACGTCGATCTGGACGCGCCGTTCGAGCGCCTGACCATCCGCGAGGCGATCCTGCGCCACACCGACGCGGGCGAGCGCGTCGACGATCCCGAGTGGCTGCGGACGCAGTTGCGTCGCCTCGGCGTCGATCCGGTGAAGGAGCGGCTGGACAGCCGCAGCCTGGCCGGGCTGCAGGTGCTCTATTTCGAGGAGACGGTGGAGGACAAGCTCTGGCAGCCGACCTTCATCTGCAACCACCCGACCGAAATCTCGCCGCTGGCGCGTGCCAGCGACACCGACCCCACCATCACCGAACGCTTCGAGCTCTACATCACCGGGCGCGAGGTCGCCAACGGCTTCTCGGAACTCAACGACCCGGAAGATCAAGCGGCGCGCTTCCACGCCCAGGTCGCCAACAAGGACGCCGGCGACGACGAGGCGATGTACTTCGACGCCGACTACATCCGCGCGCTCGAGTACGGCATGCCGCCCGCGGGCGGCTGCGGCATCGGCATCGACCGGCTGGTCATGCTGCTGACCGACAGCGCCAGCATCCGCGACGTGATCCTCTTCCCGGCGCTGCGCCGGGAGGGTTGA
- a CDS encoding HEPN domain-containing protein → MTADNPATTALIRKAKTALASAEALFALGDVDGAVNRAYYAMFDAARAALLGVDGGMDPSVARTHSGLIAIFGQRLVKGGHVKPELGRWLNRAHEIRMVADYGGEAVQPEDAHTLIGQAATFVEAMAALLESRAA, encoded by the coding sequence GTGACCGCCGACAACCCCGCCACCACTGCGTTGATCCGCAAGGCAAAAACGGCCTTGGCCTCTGCTGAGGCGCTGTTCGCGCTGGGGGATGTGGACGGTGCGGTCAACCGGGCCTACTACGCGATGTTCGATGCGGCCCGCGCCGCGCTATTGGGTGTGGATGGCGGCATGGACCCCTCCGTCGCACGGACGCACAGCGGCCTCATCGCCATCTTCGGCCAGCGGTTGGTCAAGGGCGGGCACGTGAAACCCGAACTGGGCCGCTGGCTCAACCGGGCGCACGAAATCCGCATGGTTGCGGACTACGGTGGCGAGGCCGTGCAGCCGGAGGACGCCCACACCCTGATTGGCCAGGCCGCCACTTTTGTCGAGGCGATGGCTGCGTTGCTGGAATCCCGCGCGGCCTGA
- the rpoH gene encoding RNA polymerase sigma factor RpoH gives MTAMTPALSSAAPVPAPVWSSTSLTLPPLGNLDAYISAVNRIPMLTAEEERDCARRWREQHDLEAAGRLVLSHLRLVVAISRQYLGYGLPQADLIQEGNIGLMKAVKRFDPAQGVRLVSYAVHWIKAEIHEFILRNWRMVKVATTKAQRKLFFNLRALKRDLRAGAADEDAVRERLSDAEIDVVARELKVSRDDVIEMETRLSGGDVALDPLPGDDGEDTHGPIAYLADHRHEPTAVLEARERELLASEGIERALAQLDERSRRIVTARWLQVNDDGSGGATLQELAHEYGVSAERIRQIEAAALKKLRKALEAYAA, from the coding sequence ATGACCGCGATGACCCCTGCCCTGTCGAGCGCCGCGCCGGTACCCGCGCCGGTGTGGTCGAGCACGTCGCTGACGCTGCCGCCGCTGGGAAATCTGGACGCGTACATCAGCGCGGTCAACCGCATCCCGATGCTCACGGCCGAGGAGGAGCGCGACTGCGCGCGCCGCTGGCGCGAGCAGCACGACCTGGAGGCCGCGGGGCGTCTGGTGCTGTCGCACCTGCGGCTGGTGGTAGCGATTTCGCGCCAGTACCTGGGGTATGGGCTGCCGCAGGCGGACCTGATCCAGGAGGGCAATATCGGCCTGATGAAGGCGGTCAAGCGCTTCGATCCCGCGCAGGGCGTGCGGCTCGTGAGCTACGCGGTGCACTGGATCAAGGCCGAGATCCACGAGTTCATCCTGCGCAACTGGCGCATGGTCAAGGTCGCGACCACGAAAGCGCAGCGCAAGCTGTTCTTCAACCTGCGCGCGCTCAAGCGCGACCTGCGCGCGGGCGCGGCCGACGAGGATGCCGTGCGCGAACGCCTGAGCGACGCCGAAATCGACGTCGTCGCGCGCGAGCTCAAGGTCAGCCGTGACGATGTCATCGAGATGGAAACCCGCCTGTCGGGCGGCGACGTCGCGCTCGATCCGCTGCCGGGCGACGACGGCGAAGACACCCACGGCCCGATCGCCTACCTGGCCGACCACCGCCACGAGCCGACCGCGGTGCTGGAGGCGCGCGAGCGCGAGCTGCTCGCCAGCGAAGGCATCGAGCGCGCGCTCGCGCAACTCGACGAGCGCTCGCGCCGCATCGTCACCGCGCGCTGGCTGCAGGTCAACGACGACGGCAGCGGCGGCGCGACGCTGCAGGAGCTGGCCCATGAGTATGGCGTGAGCGCCGAGCGCATCCGCCAAATCGAAGCGGCGGCGCTAAAAAAATTGCGCAAGGCGCTGGAAGCGTACGCGGCGTGA
- a CDS encoding ABC transporter ATP-binding protein, producing the protein MANTLLKVTGLKVSYGGIKAVKGVDLEVREGELVTLIGSNGAGKTTTMKAITGMLLAEAGDIVYQGRSIRGMGSWDLVKLGLVMVPEGRGVFTRMTITENLLMGAYVRTDKAGIEADIERMFALFPRLKERRDQLAGTMSGGEQQMLAMARALMARPKLLLLDEPSMGLSPIMVDKIFEVVRDVHAQGMTVLLVEQNARRALQVADRGYVMDSGEILMTGEAKAMLDDPKVRAAYLGEAATA; encoded by the coding sequence ATGGCCAACACCCTGTTGAAAGTCACGGGCCTGAAGGTCTCGTACGGCGGCATCAAGGCCGTCAAAGGCGTCGATCTGGAGGTGCGCGAGGGCGAGCTCGTCACGCTCATCGGCTCCAACGGTGCCGGCAAGACGACGACGATGAAGGCCATCACCGGCATGCTGCTGGCCGAGGCCGGCGACATCGTCTACCAGGGGCGCAGCATCCGCGGCATGGGGTCGTGGGACCTGGTCAAGCTGGGCCTGGTGATGGTGCCGGAGGGTCGGGGGGTCTTCACACGCATGACCATCACCGAAAACCTGCTGATGGGCGCCTACGTGCGCACCGACAAGGCGGGCATCGAGGCCGACATCGAGCGCATGTTCGCGCTGTTTCCGCGCCTGAAAGAACGGCGCGACCAGCTCGCCGGCACCATGTCCGGCGGCGAGCAGCAGATGCTGGCGATGGCGCGCGCGCTGATGGCGCGACCCAAGCTGCTGCTGCTCGACGAGCCGTCGATGGGCCTGTCGCCGATCATGGTCGACAAGATCTTCGAGGTCGTGCGCGACGTGCACGCGCAGGGCATGACGGTGCTGCTGGTCGAGCAGAATGCCCGCCGCGCGCTGCAGGTGGCCGACCGCGGCTACGTGATGGACTCGGGTGAGATCCTGATGACCGGCGAGGCCAAGGCAATGCTGGACGACCCGAAGGTGCGCGCCGCGTACCTGGGCGAAGCCGCCACCGCCTGA